In Desulfitobacterium chlororespirans DSM 11544, the following are encoded in one genomic region:
- a CDS encoding CPBP family intramembrane glutamic endopeptidase produces MRGIENQEHELEQESHIKQEDGPEILPRKLTWVDLFYALLGIIFLYLGVGYVMAWFASWWEYERILLYVNGFVTQGLFLVVILAIMRVRQWTWSDLGWKDVKGRYVGSVIAFYILTWIINIFYAAYLLQKGFTPPDTDVYTQLMGNATVVTFCLNLILAGMLAPIIEETMFRGIIFGSLQTYMGKWTAAAVSAAVFSGLHLQSYGFLPRFVLGMVLAYLVMKHKSIKPAVALHAVNNIVALLLVALSEGLV; encoded by the coding sequence GTGAGGGGAATCGAAAATCAAGAGCATGAACTGGAACAGGAATCCCATATAAAGCAAGAAGATGGACCTGAGATTCTGCCCAGAAAATTAACTTGGGTTGACTTATTTTATGCCCTTCTGGGCATCATCTTTCTTTATCTTGGTGTAGGCTATGTCATGGCTTGGTTCGCCAGTTGGTGGGAATATGAGCGTATTCTGCTTTATGTCAATGGCTTTGTGACCCAAGGGTTGTTTCTGGTTGTTATTTTAGCCATCATGAGAGTCCGCCAATGGACCTGGAGTGATTTAGGATGGAAGGATGTTAAGGGCAGGTATGTGGGAAGCGTAATCGCCTTTTATATACTGACCTGGATTATTAATATTTTTTATGCAGCGTATTTGTTGCAGAAAGGATTTACCCCTCCGGATACAGATGTTTATACACAATTAATGGGCAATGCCACGGTGGTAACCTTCTGTCTTAATCTTATCCTGGCCGGCATGCTGGCCCCGATTATTGAAGAGACCATGTTTCGCGGAATTATCTTCGGCAGTTTGCAAACCTACATGGGTAAGTGGACTGCAGCGGCTGTAAGTGCGGCGGTTTTTTCCGGACTGCATTTACAATCTTACGGCTTTCTGCCCCGTTTTGTTCTGGGAATGGTCCTGGCTTATCTTGTAATGAAGCATAAGTCCATTAAACCTGCCGTAGCTTTACATGCCGTCAATAATATTGTGGCCTTGCTTTTAGTTGCTCTTTCCGAGGGGCTGGTGTGA